A window of Haliscomenobacter hydrossis DSM 1100 contains these coding sequences:
- a CDS encoding type IV pili methyl-accepting chemotaxis transducer N-terminal domain-containing protein: MAPLFSHIANETIDSATFSRLRRLYVLALGAIALAIVSGQLLIQEHLRKQTDDSRVVNVAGRQRMLSQRITKQVLLLAAGAQPDSLRNLRQQLRKDIWVWHEAHRGLQAGDVQLGLPGYNSTAVRTMFREVNPHFEAMYGAVRTIADASTAGQSRVDSNLLAQVLRNEKRFVAEMDQIVFQYDAESKAKVNEIKRIEWILLLVALFILLVEFWFIFRPAAIHVREALQRLLHSEQEAKRLAKEMEQLYRAKESSLQELRALTFAVDQAALFANCSTAGQVRYLSEKFRQLLGYEKKPLHGRLSEIISADEAGQQAIDECIQKARSRISTSEIQISTRDGRKLWLEMSVIPVSGGGLAQDLLILCSDITYRKDALQEIERLNQERFDEQMRQQVLRSAQIVEAQEEERKRIARDMHDGIGQMLTALKFNLDALDLSQTEKAQAKLEKLQQLTVKLIQGVRMVTFNLTPPELSDYGIATGLARMAAELSKLTGSNILFENRSNFNGRLDTVVETNLYRITQEAVNNAVKYAQANFILIRISHTEKMLSIVIDDDGKGFDPDEVEQKNDGSGMGLSFMRERMQFIQGRMFIHSEVGEGTRITLNVGLG; this comes from the coding sequence ATGGCACCATTGTTTTCTCACATCGCGAACGAGACGATTGACTCGGCCACATTTTCCCGCCTGCGTCGCCTGTACGTGTTGGCGCTCGGGGCGATTGCCCTGGCCATTGTCAGCGGACAATTGTTGATTCAGGAGCATTTGCGCAAACAAACCGACGACTCGCGGGTGGTGAACGTAGCCGGGCGGCAGCGCATGCTCAGCCAGCGCATTACCAAACAAGTATTGCTGCTGGCCGCCGGGGCGCAACCCGATTCCTTGCGCAACCTGCGGCAACAACTGCGGAAAGACATCTGGGTTTGGCATGAGGCCCATCGGGGCTTGCAAGCGGGCGATGTACAGTTGGGTTTGCCGGGGTACAACAGTACGGCAGTCCGCACCATGTTCCGGGAGGTCAACCCCCATTTTGAAGCCATGTACGGGGCCGTGCGTACCATCGCCGATGCCTCCACCGCCGGACAATCCCGGGTGGACTCCAATTTGCTGGCGCAAGTCTTGCGCAATGAAAAACGCTTCGTCGCCGAAATGGACCAGATCGTGTTTCAATACGACGCCGAATCCAAAGCCAAAGTCAACGAAATCAAACGCATTGAATGGATTTTGCTGCTGGTGGCCTTGTTCATTTTGCTGGTGGAGTTTTGGTTCATCTTCCGCCCAGCCGCCATCCACGTGCGGGAAGCCCTCCAGCGTTTGTTGCACTCCGAGCAGGAAGCCAAACGCCTGGCCAAAGAAATGGAGCAATTGTACCGCGCCAAAGAGAGTTCACTGCAAGAACTGCGGGCGCTCACTTTTGCCGTGGATCAGGCGGCGCTGTTTGCCAACTGCAGCACTGCCGGACAAGTGCGCTACCTCAGCGAGAAGTTTCGGCAATTGTTGGGCTACGAAAAAAAGCCCCTGCACGGTCGCCTGTCCGAAATCATCAGCGCCGACGAGGCCGGCCAACAGGCCATCGATGAATGCATCCAAAAAGCCCGCTCGCGCATCAGCACCAGCGAAATCCAGATCAGCACCCGTGATGGCCGCAAACTGTGGCTCGAAATGTCGGTGATCCCCGTCAGCGGCGGCGGCCTGGCGCAAGATTTGCTGATCTTGTGCTCCGACATCACCTATCGCAAAGATGCCTTACAGGAAATAGAACGCCTCAACCAGGAGCGTTTTGACGAACAAATGCGCCAGCAGGTGCTGCGCTCCGCACAAATCGTCGAGGCTCAGGAAGAGGAACGCAAACGCATTGCCCGCGACATGCACGACGGCATCGGCCAAATGCTCACCGCCCTCAAATTCAACCTGGACGCCCTCGATCTCAGCCAAACGGAAAAAGCACAGGCCAAACTGGAAAAACTCCAACAACTGACCGTCAAACTCATCCAGGGCGTGCGCATGGTGACCTTCAACCTCACGCCACCCGAACTCAGCGACTATGGCATCGCCACCGGCCTGGCCCGCATGGCCGCCGAACTGAGCAAACTCACCGGCAGCAACATCCTCTTCGAAAACCGCAGCAATTTCAACGGACGCCTGGATACCGTGGTAGAAACCAACCTCTACCGCATCACGCAAGAGGCCGTGAACAACGCCGTGAAATACGCACAAGCCAACTTCATCCTGATCCGCATTTCGCATACCGAAAAAATGTTGAGCATCGTCATCGATGACGATGGCAAAGGTTTTGACCCGGATGAGGTGGAACAAAAAAATGACGGCAGCGGCATGGGGCTGTCTTTTATGCGGGAAAGAATGCAATTCATTCAGGGCCGGATGTTCATTCATTCGGAGGTCGGGGAAGGGACAAGGATTACGTTGAATGTGGGGTTGGGGTGA
- the nirD gene encoding nitrite reductase small subunit NirD: MQTLLSKYTPVVESEVKIWFKAGPIHDFPDNAGACVKYQDKQIAVFHFTAQGRWYACQNLCPHRMEMVLSRGLIGDEKGEPKVACPMHKRTFSLLTGENLNGDCGTIAVYPVKVTDGEVYIGFS, translated from the coding sequence ATGCAAACCTTACTTTCCAAATACACTCCCGTAGTGGAGTCCGAAGTCAAAATCTGGTTCAAAGCAGGGCCAATACATGACTTTCCCGATAATGCGGGTGCCTGTGTCAAATACCAGGACAAACAAATTGCGGTCTTCCACTTTACGGCCCAGGGCCGCTGGTATGCCTGCCAGAATTTGTGCCCCCACCGCATGGAAATGGTGCTCTCGCGGGGCCTGATCGGCGACGAAAAAGGGGAACCCAAAGTGGCCTGCCCCATGCACAAACGCACTTTTTCCCTCTTGACGGGTGAAAACCTGAACGGAGACTGCGGCACCATTGCCGTGTACCCCGTGAAGGTAACCGACGGAGAAGTGTACATTGGCTTTAGTTGA
- the nirB gene encoding nitrite reductase large subunit NirB yields MMRIIVIGNGMVGYKFCEKWLAQAPQGTYELHVFGEEPRPAYDRVHLSDYFSGKTEQDLYLAPAEWYANHGITLHLGELVTQIDREAKTLSTHKGLVFTYDKLILATGSAPFVPLITGTDKQGVFVYRTIEDLEQITQYGMKLAAKGIATPAAVLGGGLLGLEAAKAVRDLGLETHVVEFAPRLMPRQLDERGGDLLREAIQGIGVQVHLSKNTSLIAGQERISHLEFVDGSALPAEMLVISAGILPRDELARLCGLEVGPRGGVVVDEYMRSSDPNVYAIGEVALYQGMVYGLVAPGYEMAEVAVGNILGKTTSMSPVVDLSTSLKLIGIDVASFGDVFGTQAPHRAIVFEDKLKGIYKRLNVSEDGKKLLGGILVGDASDYNQLLQIYKNAITLPPEPEALIVKLAGGESAFGSVLDLPDAAVICSCESVSKGQICAAVSEAGCETLKAITKCTKAISGCGGCKPMVDDLLKGTLKAMGKTVKETVCEHFPHSRQELFDIVKVKNYTRFETVIAEHGTGYGCEVCKPVLASIFASIHAETAVAQSGIQDTNDRFLANIQRNGTYSVVPRIPGGEITPEKLIAIGEVAQKYELYTKITGGQRIDLFGARLDDLPFIWEELIAAGFESGHAYGKALRTVKSCVGSTWCRFGMLDSVSFAIEVEERYKGIRAPHKIKGGVSGCIRECAEARGKDFGIIATEEGWNLYVCGNGGANPKHAVLLAEKIDSPTCLRYLDRFLMFYIKTAGPLVRTAPWLEKMEGGINYLREVIVNDSLGIGAELDVDMANLINNYQCEWKEAVENPAIRARFKHFVNSEDTDENIEFVSLREQKMPRAW; encoded by the coding sequence ATGATGCGAATAATCGTAATCGGCAACGGCATGGTGGGCTATAAGTTCTGCGAAAAGTGGCTCGCACAAGCCCCCCAGGGTACGTACGAACTGCACGTATTTGGCGAAGAGCCGCGCCCCGCGTACGACCGGGTGCACCTGAGTGACTATTTTTCCGGAAAAACCGAACAAGACCTTTATCTGGCTCCGGCGGAGTGGTATGCTAACCATGGCATTACCCTCCACCTGGGCGAATTGGTGACGCAAATTGACCGCGAGGCCAAAACGCTGAGCACCCACAAGGGTCTGGTCTTCACATATGATAAACTCATCCTGGCTACGGGATCAGCCCCTTTTGTGCCCCTGATCACGGGTACCGACAAGCAGGGCGTATTTGTTTATCGCACCATTGAGGATCTGGAGCAGATCACCCAATATGGCATGAAGCTCGCAGCAAAAGGTATTGCAACTCCCGCTGCGGTGCTGGGCGGTGGCTTGCTGGGGCTCGAAGCCGCCAAGGCTGTGCGCGATTTAGGGTTGGAGACGCACGTCGTGGAATTCGCGCCCCGGCTCATGCCTCGGCAATTGGACGAAAGAGGGGGTGACCTGCTGCGCGAAGCCATTCAAGGCATTGGCGTGCAGGTTCACCTCAGCAAAAACACCAGTCTGATTGCCGGGCAAGAGCGCATTAGTCACCTGGAGTTTGTGGATGGAAGCGCTCTGCCCGCCGAGATGTTGGTCATCTCCGCGGGCATCCTGCCCCGGGATGAACTGGCTCGCTTGTGTGGCCTGGAAGTGGGTCCACGCGGTGGGGTCGTGGTAGACGAGTACATGCGCAGTTCCGATCCCAACGTGTACGCCATTGGCGAAGTAGCCTTGTATCAAGGCATGGTGTATGGCCTGGTGGCACCCGGTTACGAAATGGCCGAGGTAGCCGTGGGCAATATTTTGGGCAAAACCACCAGCATGAGTCCGGTGGTAGACCTGTCTACTTCCCTCAAACTGATCGGTATCGACGTAGCCAGTTTTGGCGACGTCTTTGGTACCCAAGCGCCCCACCGCGCCATCGTGTTTGAAGACAAACTCAAGGGCATCTACAAACGCCTGAACGTTTCGGAAGATGGAAAAAAACTTCTGGGGGGTATCCTCGTTGGCGATGCCAGCGACTACAACCAGTTGTTGCAAATTTATAAAAACGCCATCACCCTGCCGCCCGAACCCGAAGCCCTGATCGTCAAACTTGCTGGTGGAGAATCGGCTTTTGGCAGCGTGCTGGACTTGCCCGATGCAGCGGTCATTTGTTCTTGCGAAAGTGTCAGCAAAGGCCAGATTTGTGCGGCCGTGAGCGAAGCAGGTTGCGAAACCTTAAAAGCCATCACCAAATGCACCAAAGCCATTAGTGGTTGCGGAGGTTGCAAACCCATGGTGGACGACTTGCTCAAAGGCACCCTCAAGGCCATGGGCAAAACGGTGAAAGAAACCGTATGTGAACACTTCCCGCACAGCCGCCAAGAACTGTTCGACATCGTCAAAGTAAAAAATTATACCCGCTTCGAAACCGTCATTGCCGAACACGGCACGGGTTACGGTTGTGAGGTCTGTAAACCCGTCCTCGCTTCTATTTTTGCCTCCATCCACGCCGAAACCGCCGTGGCACAAAGTGGCATTCAGGATACCAACGACCGCTTTTTGGCCAACATCCAACGCAATGGGACGTATTCAGTAGTGCCGCGGATTCCCGGCGGCGAAATTACCCCTGAGAAGCTGATCGCCATTGGTGAGGTGGCTCAAAAATACGAACTCTACACCAAAATCACGGGTGGCCAGCGCATCGATCTATTTGGGGCCCGCCTCGACGATTTGCCGTTCATTTGGGAAGAACTCATCGCTGCTGGTTTTGAGAGTGGTCACGCCTACGGCAAAGCCCTGCGCACCGTCAAAAGTTGTGTAGGCTCCACCTGGTGCCGCTTCGGGATGCTGGACAGTGTGAGCTTCGCCATTGAGGTAGAAGAGCGCTACAAGGGCATCCGTGCGCCGCACAAGATCAAGGGCGGTGTGTCGGGTTGTATCCGTGAATGTGCCGAAGCCCGGGGTAAGGATTTTGGCATCATCGCCACCGAAGAGGGTTGGAACCTCTATGTGTGCGGCAACGGCGGTGCTAATCCCAAGCACGCGGTGTTGTTGGCTGAAAAAATCGACTCACCAACCTGCCTGCGCTACCTCGACCGCTTCCTGATGTTTTACATCAAAACCGCTGGCCCACTGGTGCGCACCGCGCCCTGGCTGGAAAAAATGGAAGGGGGCATCAATTACCTACGTGAAGTGATTGTCAACGACTCCCTCGGCATCGGTGCCGAACTGGATGTGGATATGGCCAACTTGATCAACAACTACCAATGTGAATGGAAAGAAGCGGTGGAAAATCCGGCCATCCGGGCCCGCTTCAAACACTTCGTCAATAGTGAAGACACGGATGAGAACATCGAATTTGTAAGCTTACGGGAACAGAAAATGCCAAGAGCTTGGTAG
- the cobA gene encoding uroporphyrinogen-III C-methyltransferase, with product MVMRHKTPRLTLLGAGPGDPDLITRKGWKALQMADVVLYDALVHPDLIAEIPTCVRKIYVGKRSGSHCATQTEINQLIVEAAHQYGHVVRLKGGDPFVFGRGMEEIEFARAHGIQQIEVIPGISSAIAGPAAAGIPVTSRGLSNSFWVLTATTLDGAFAADMEKAAQSDATVVLLMGMRKIQAIAELFVQFRGAETPIAIIQNATLDNQRTTIAQLGNIASRLHEVDIHAPGIVVIGEVVRVGEHFASASVLNHNLSH from the coding sequence ATGGTAATGCGTCACAAAACTCCACGTTTGACCCTGCTGGGAGCAGGGCCTGGAGACCCGGATTTGATTACACGTAAAGGCTGGAAAGCCTTGCAAATGGCGGATGTCGTGCTGTATGATGCCCTGGTTCATCCCGATCTGATTGCCGAGATTCCAACTTGTGTACGTAAAATATACGTAGGGAAACGCAGTGGCAGCCATTGCGCCACCCAAACAGAGATCAATCAACTGATCGTTGAAGCGGCGCATCAGTATGGACATGTGGTGCGGTTAAAAGGAGGTGATCCTTTTGTGTTTGGCCGAGGAATGGAAGAAATTGAGTTTGCCCGTGCGCATGGCATCCAGCAGATCGAGGTAATTCCGGGCATCAGCAGCGCCATTGCCGGGCCAGCTGCAGCAGGTATTCCGGTGACTTCGCGGGGACTGAGCAACAGTTTTTGGGTGTTGACAGCTACTACGCTGGATGGCGCGTTTGCTGCAGACATGGAAAAGGCCGCACAATCTGACGCGACCGTAGTATTGTTGATGGGGATGCGCAAAATTCAGGCCATTGCGGAATTGTTTGTGCAATTTCGAGGGGCGGAGACGCCCATTGCCATTATCCAGAATGCGACCCTGGACAATCAACGTACCACGATTGCTCAATTGGGGAATATTGCATCCCGTTTGCACGAGGTGGATATCCATGCGCCGGGTATTGTGGTGATCGGGGAGGTGGTGAGGGTGGGGGAGCATTTTGCTTCTGCATCTGTTCTTAACCACAACCTTTCTCATTGA
- a CDS encoding M48 family metallopeptidase, translating into MQDYAVKYYDGQSSRSMNAFLMLRDEHWLILYRDANGVEQTVRWELDQVKKIDTGSVVNTFHYGDFPHQSMEIEDPDFLRDLNNKYPGHNFINPAYHRVLSGGWKTMSILVAVTIGLLALFAFVVVPNGASWIAGNVPRSFEIQLGEDAYAAFIATQDEDSLRSRLLNRFAQQINFDTDYKINITVVESSEINAFALPGGRIVVFSGLLDRIKSAEELAALLGHEVGHVKHRHSIKAQVRSLSTYLFVSILLSDINGVTAVLIDNAKMLSTLSYSRKLEHLADEEALAVLEKNQIDQHGLVDLFKTLQGEAGKDPEFLKFISSHPLTSDRIAFAKKVARGQKELEEYRDLERIWEKIETRE; encoded by the coding sequence ATGCAAGATTACGCAGTAAAATATTACGATGGCCAATCGTCCCGCAGCATGAACGCTTTTCTCATGCTGCGGGACGAACATTGGCTGATCCTCTACCGGGATGCCAACGGAGTAGAACAAACCGTGCGCTGGGAACTCGATCAGGTCAAAAAAATTGATACGGGAAGTGTCGTCAATACTTTTCATTATGGCGACTTCCCCCATCAAAGTATGGAAATTGAAGATCCGGATTTTTTGCGGGATCTCAACAATAAGTATCCCGGCCATAATTTCATCAACCCCGCTTACCACCGCGTACTCAGTGGAGGTTGGAAAACGATGTCCATTCTGGTTGCCGTGACGATTGGCCTTCTGGCTTTATTTGCGTTTGTGGTTGTGCCGAATGGTGCCTCCTGGATAGCGGGCAACGTACCCCGTAGTTTTGAAATCCAGCTGGGTGAAGACGCCTACGCTGCATTCATCGCTACGCAGGATGAAGACTCCCTGCGCTCGCGTTTGCTCAATCGTTTTGCGCAGCAAATCAATTTTGACACGGATTACAAGATCAACATTACCGTCGTTGAGTCCAGCGAAATCAATGCTTTTGCCTTACCCGGTGGGCGCATTGTCGTTTTTTCGGGTCTGCTCGACCGGATCAAATCCGCCGAAGAGCTGGCCGCACTGCTGGGGCACGAAGTTGGGCACGTCAAACACCGCCACAGCATCAAAGCCCAGGTGCGCAGCCTGTCTACTTACCTGTTCGTCTCGATTTTGTTGTCGGACATCAATGGGGTAACCGCAGTCTTGATCGACAATGCCAAGATGCTCAGCACCCTGAGTTACTCCCGCAAACTCGAACACCTGGCCGATGAAGAAGCACTAGCCGTGCTGGAAAAAAACCAGATCGACCAGCATGGTTTGGTGGATTTGTTCAAAACCTTGCAAGGCGAAGCGGGGAAAGATCCAGAATTTCTGAAATTCATCAGTTCACATCCGCTGACGAGTGATCGGATTGCTTTTGCTAAAAAAGTGGCGCGTGGACAAAAGGAGTTAGAAGAGTATCGGGATTTGGAACGGATTTGGGAAAAAATCGAAACCAGAGAGTAG
- a CDS encoding YjgN family protein, producing MEILDDQNRQLSFWGEGSKLFGIFIVNMLLTLLTLGLYYPWARAATLKYLYQETEFEGSRFTFHGTGKEMFIGFIKAVGIILALYLVLFIFIWLDNSFFAFIGFLIFFAGTALLTPIAIHGAMRYRMSRTSWRGIHFGYRGQLSELIRICIQGFLLTLVTFGIYSFWFEIKLRRYVIDHIRFGNAEFSFKANGTDWFALNLAGYFITLITLGIYGFWWMKDRLKFLFSHIRIQQDEETIKVRTSFTAGNYFELTIINGLLMLFTLGLATPWVMIRNIKYIFDNLTLEGAFNPDALEQTEDDYRDATGDDLMDALDMGLM from the coding sequence ATGGAAATCCTGGATGATCAAAACCGCCAGTTGAGTTTTTGGGGCGAAGGCTCCAAACTCTTCGGAATTTTTATTGTCAACATGCTCCTTACCCTGCTCACCTTGGGGTTGTATTACCCCTGGGCGCGGGCGGCTACCCTGAAATACCTCTACCAGGAGACCGAATTTGAAGGCAGTCGATTTACTTTTCATGGCACCGGGAAAGAAATGTTTATCGGTTTCATCAAGGCCGTGGGCATCATTCTCGCCCTTTATCTGGTGCTTTTCATTTTTATTTGGCTGGATAATTCTTTTTTCGCCTTTATTGGTTTCCTCATTTTTTTCGCCGGGACGGCTTTACTGACGCCCATTGCCATTCATGGGGCCATGCGCTACCGCATGTCGCGTACCTCCTGGCGAGGCATTCATTTCGGTTACCGCGGCCAATTGTCGGAGTTGATCCGCATTTGTATCCAGGGGTTTTTACTCACCCTGGTCACCTTTGGCATTTACAGTTTTTGGTTTGAAATAAAACTACGCCGCTACGTCATTGACCATATTCGTTTTGGCAATGCTGAGTTTTCGTTTAAAGCCAATGGAACCGATTGGTTTGCGCTCAACCTGGCTGGCTATTTCATTACCCTCATTACCCTGGGTATCTATGGTTTTTGGTGGATGAAAGACCGCCTGAAGTTCCTTTTTTCCCACATCCGCATCCAACAAGACGAAGAAACCATTAAAGTCCGCACCAGCTTTACGGCGGGCAATTACTTCGAGCTGACGATCATCAACGGGCTTTTGATGTTGTTTACCCTGGGTCTTGCTACGCCTTGGGTGATGATTCGCAACATCAAATACATCTTTGACAACCTGACCTTGGAAGGCGCTTTTAATCCCGATGCCCTCGAACAAACCGAAGATGATTACCGCGATGCTACCGGTGATGATTTGATGGATGCCCTGGACATGGGTTTAATGTAA
- the bshB1 gene encoding bacillithiol biosynthesis deacetylase BshB1: protein MKLDILAIGVHPDDVELSSSGTVLRHIAQGKAVGLLDLTRGELGTRGTAEIRAREAAESAALMGALVRVNLDMADGLFQYNPENIHKIIQVIRTYQPEIVLANALDDRHPDHGRAAKLCADACFYAGLAKIETFDSAGKPQERWRPKAVYHYIQDRNLQPDFVVDISDYFEKKMELILTFRSQFYLPSAEEYSQELSTPISGEDFMAFMRAKARSYGRDAGFTYAEAFNVARTPGVLNLFDLV, encoded by the coding sequence ATGAAACTCGACATCCTCGCCATCGGCGTACATCCCGATGATGTAGAACTCTCCTCCAGCGGCACCGTGCTCCGCCACATCGCCCAAGGCAAAGCCGTCGGTTTACTCGACCTTACCCGTGGAGAATTGGGTACCCGTGGCACTGCCGAAATCCGTGCCCGCGAAGCCGCCGAATCCGCAGCGCTCATGGGGGCTTTGGTCCGCGTTAACCTCGACATGGCCGACGGACTTTTCCAGTACAACCCCGAAAACATCCACAAAATCATCCAGGTCATTCGGACTTACCAACCCGAAATTGTGCTGGCCAACGCGCTGGACGATCGTCATCCCGACCACGGCCGAGCCGCCAAACTCTGTGCCGACGCCTGTTTTTACGCGGGTTTGGCAAAAATAGAAACCTTCGACTCCGCTGGAAAACCCCAGGAACGCTGGCGCCCCAAAGCCGTCTACCACTACATCCAGGACCGCAACCTCCAGCCAGATTTTGTAGTAGACATCAGTGATTATTTTGAAAAAAAGATGGAATTGATCCTGACGTTCCGCTCCCAATTCTATTTGCCCAGCGCGGAAGAATATAGCCAGGAGTTGAGTACCCCCATCTCTGGTGAAGATTTTATGGCCTTTATGCGAGCAAAAGCGCGTTCGTATGGGCGGGACGCAGGATTTACGTATGCCGAAGCATTCAATGTAGCGCGTACTCCCGGAGTCTTGAATTTATTTGATTTAGTATGA
- the mazG gene encoding nucleoside triphosphate pyrophosphohydrolase: MQHKLDAFARLLTIMDELREQCPWDRKQTFQSLRNLTIEETYELADAILEEDVPGIKEEIGDLMLHLVFYAKIADEQNSFNIADALNAVCDKLIKRHPHIYGDVKVKDEEEVKRNWEQLKLKEGKKSVLAGVPKSLPAMVKAYRMQEKTKQVGFEWDNAEQVWDKVEEEIQEFKETLEKDMPQARREEEFGDVLFSLINYARFVNIDPETALERINQKFKKRFEYIEANAPKDLNDMTLAEMDLLWEEAKNQ; encoded by the coding sequence ATGCAACACAAACTCGATGCCTTTGCCCGCTTGCTCACCATCATGGACGAACTGCGCGAGCAATGTCCCTGGGATCGAAAACAAACCTTTCAAAGCCTCCGTAACCTCACCATTGAAGAGACCTATGAACTGGCCGACGCCATTCTGGAAGAAGACGTTCCTGGCATCAAGGAGGAGATTGGTGATTTGATGTTGCACCTGGTTTTTTATGCCAAAATTGCCGACGAGCAAAATAGTTTCAACATTGCCGATGCCCTCAATGCCGTTTGTGACAAACTCATCAAACGCCACCCGCACATCTACGGCGATGTAAAGGTCAAGGACGAAGAAGAAGTCAAAAGAAACTGGGAACAACTCAAGCTCAAAGAAGGCAAAAAATCGGTCCTTGCGGGTGTCCCCAAATCTCTGCCCGCCATGGTCAAGGCCTACCGCATGCAGGAAAAAACCAAACAAGTAGGTTTTGAATGGGACAACGCCGAACAGGTTTGGGACAAAGTAGAGGAAGAAATCCAGGAGTTTAAAGAAACCCTCGAAAAGGACATGCCCCAGGCCAGACGTGAAGAAGAATTTGGCGACGTACTGTTCTCCCTCATCAATTACGCCCGCTTTGTCAACATTGACCCCGAAACCGCCCTGGAACGCATCAACCAAAAATTCAAAAAGCGCTTTGAATACATAGAAGCAAACGCCCCCAAAGACCTCAACGACATGACCCTAGCCGAAATGGATCTCCTCTGGGAGGAAGCAAAAAATCAGTAG
- a CDS encoding CoA-binding protein has product MKKTLVLGASENPTRVSYDAVRRLRAKGHEVLAVGLREANIFGVDIQKGQPQIEAVDTITLYLNPERQKEYYDYILGLQPKRIIFNPGTENFELLRMAKEKGIETEIACTLVMLSVGHY; this is encoded by the coding sequence ATGAAAAAAACATTGGTATTAGGCGCATCCGAAAATCCAACGAGGGTATCTTACGATGCGGTACGCCGCTTGCGTGCGAAGGGTCATGAGGTGCTTGCGGTAGGGTTGCGGGAAGCCAATATTTTTGGCGTGGACATTCAAAAAGGTCAGCCTCAGATCGAGGCAGTGGATACCATTACCTTGTACCTCAATCCTGAAAGGCAAAAAGAATATTACGATTATATTTTAGGCTTGCAGCCTAAGCGGATCATTTTTAATCCGGGCACGGAGAATTTTGAGCTACTCAGGATGGCCAAAGAAAAAGGCATTGAGACGGAGATTGCTTGTACTTTGGTGATGTTGTCGGTAGGGCATTATTAA
- a CDS encoding pyruvate dehydrogenase complex dihydrolipoamide acetyltransferase, which translates to MAEVIRMPRMSDTMEEGNIIGWLKKEGDRVEPGQTLAEVETDKATMELDAFVEGVILHIAVKEGPVAIDGVIAVIGQPGEDWQAALAAANGSSAAAPAANGQSTPSAAPVVEVPAAAAVGEDSRIKASPLAKNIAKESGVSLEQVVGSGDQGRIVKKDVEAFLEGKGATAVVTPTPAVTPQPSPSPTPAAKAEPATVPFAFNAGGSNFEEIGVSQMRKVIARRLSESLFTAPHFYLTIEINMDRAIAMRKQLNEVSPTKLSFNDLVIKAVAASLTKHPAINSSWLGDKIRYNKDINIGVAVAVEDGLLVPVIRYANMKTMSQINTEVKTLAGKAKERKLQPDEMQGNTFTISNLGMFGIDEFTAIINPPDACILAVGGIFEKPIVKNGEIVIGNTMKVTLSCDHRVVDGATGAQFLQTFKDIMEEPIKLLV; encoded by the coding sequence ATGGCTGAAGTCATCCGGATGCCCCGCATGAGCGACACAATGGAAGAGGGCAACATCATTGGTTGGTTGAAAAAAGAAGGTGACCGTGTGGAACCAGGGCAAACCCTGGCTGAGGTGGAGACGGACAAAGCCACTATGGAGTTGGATGCTTTTGTAGAAGGCGTCATCCTGCACATTGCCGTAAAAGAAGGTCCTGTAGCCATTGATGGCGTGATTGCCGTCATTGGGCAACCTGGCGAAGATTGGCAGGCCGCTCTTGCCGCAGCCAACGGTAGTAGCGCTGCCGCACCTGCAGCCAATGGGCAAAGCACGCCCTCGGCTGCGCCAGTGGTTGAAGTACCCGCCGCCGCCGCTGTGGGGGAAGACAGCCGCATCAAGGCTTCTCCGCTGGCCAAAAACATCGCCAAAGAATCGGGCGTAAGCCTCGAACAGGTGGTGGGTTCTGGCGATCAGGGGCGCATTGTCAAAAAGGATGTGGAAGCCTTCCTGGAAGGCAAAGGTGCCACGGCGGTAGTTACACCTACGCCGGCAGTCACCCCTCAACCAAGCCCAAGTCCTACCCCTGCTGCGAAAGCAGAGCCGGCTACCGTACCTTTTGCCTTCAATGCTGGCGGTAGTAATTTTGAAGAAATTGGGGTTAGCCAAATGCGCAAGGTCATCGCACGCCGTTTGAGCGAGAGCTTGTTTACGGCACCACATTTTTACCTGACCATCGAAATCAACATGGATCGGGCGATCGCCATGCGCAAACAGCTGAATGAAGTTTCTCCGACCAAACTTTCTTTCAACGATTTGGTCATCAAAGCCGTGGCTGCTTCCTTGACCAAACACCCTGCGATCAATTCCTCCTGGCTGGGCGATAAAATCCGCTACAACAAAGACATCAATATTGGCGTAGCCGTAGCCGTTGAAGATGGACTCTTGGTTCCGGTGATCCGGTATGCCAACATGAAAACCATGTCCCAAATCAATACCGAGGTAAAAACCCTCGCCGGGAAAGCCAAAGAACGCAAACTGCAACCCGATGAAATGCAAGGCAATACCTTCACCATTTCCAACCTGGGTATGTTTGGCATCGACGAATTTACGGCCATCATCAACCCACCCGATGCCTGTATCCTGGCGGTAGGGGGCATTTTTGAAAAACCCATCGTCAAAAACGGCGAAATCGTGATCGGCAATACCATGAAAGTGACGCTGTCTTGCGACCACCGAGTGGTAGATGGAGCGACGGGCGCACAGTTCCTGCAGACGTTCAAAGACATTATGGAAGAGCCGATCAAACTGTTGGTGTAG